The Apium graveolens cultivar Ventura chromosome 11, ASM990537v1, whole genome shotgun sequence genome has a window encoding:
- the LOC141695069 gene encoding uncharacterized protein LOC141695069, producing the protein MSSSAYAAAFNSLGLAYKTTKGAPGTGSGSADVEGGAESSAPRNVADPGNSPLAKDPDVQEISEEEPPSKKRKSAPGKPPRGKTVVADRVICDSEGKGPDGAPIRVGTKSLIDLAGFMSSIPSEEDWEEVEGYNMAAALKRVTGQWGQLGSAISICSDVAFTELKEANNRTKAEKILSDSLRGELEEAREGFRVVETGLNEKLKHSEIRAEGLAQEVERLKAELAAKENLNKEAIIADFKASDVYDFEVAQAGVPEVRRSWVVAERHIKTDPFASWESFIQEFLAAKAAVEQGQGEPEPYDGPSPSFL; encoded by the exons ATGTCTTCCTCAGCATACGCAGCGGCTTTTAACTCTTTGGGGTTGGCATACAAGACAACAAAGGGGGCCCCAGGCACCGGATCCGGATCTGCGGATGTAGAGGGCGGTGCCGAATCTTCTGCCCCCCGGAATGTTGCTGATCCGGGTAATTCTCCATTGGCCAAGGACCCGGACGTTCAGGAAATCTCTGAAGAGGAACCTCCTTCGAAGAAGAGGAAGTCCGCCCCGGGGAAGCCTCCCCGCGGAAAAACTGTTGTTGCTGACCGGGTCATATGCGACTCGGAGGGGAAGGGACCGGATGGGGCTCCTATCCGGGTAGGGACAAAGAGTCTTATTGATCTGGCCGGGTTCATGTCCAGTATCCCCTCAGAAGAAGACTGGGAGGAGGTCGAGGGCTACAACATGGCTGCTGCCTTGAAGAGGGTCACTGGTCAATGGGGGCAG CTTGGGAGTGCAATTTCCATTTGCTCCGATGTTGCTTTCACTGAGCTGAAGGAGGCTAACAACCGGACTAAGGCTGAGAAGATTCTCTCCGATTCCCTTAGGGGTGAGCTGGAGGAGGCCCGGGAGGGGTTCCGGGTGGTGGAGACCGGGCTGAACGAGAAGTTGAAGCACTCTGAGATCCGGGCTGAGGGGCTGGCCCAGGAAGTCGAGAGGCTGAAGGCCGAGCTTGCTGCCAAAGAGAACCTGAACAAGGAGGCCATCATTGCTGATTTCAAGGCCAGCGACGTCTATGACTTCGAAGTTGCTCAGGCCGGGGTTCCCGAGGTACGCAGGTCCTGGGTTGTTGCAGAGCGCCATATCAAGACTGACCCTTTTGCTTCCTGGGAGAGCTTTATCCAAGAGTTCCTTGCTGCTAAGGCTGCTGTCGAGCAAGGTCAAGGGGAACCGGAACCCTATGATGGTCCGAGCCCCAGTTTCCTCTAG
- the LOC141698206 gene encoding putative glycosyltransferase At3g07620 has protein sequence MKEIYYSNKSCLVFSVLGIFFLGLITVLFSGDNSSFILLFSSPPSLTFSNSTSSSLSRPNPETALYPSFSNKKKQIAVDKLIKELEDESISRRGKEKDEKLEKIEASLSSARALIKQTADSTLNRSRSSPLKDPDYVPHGDIYKNAYLFHRSYLLMESQFKIYVYEEGEPPLFHYGPCTNIYAMEGLFLNFMEVDTRFRTYDPDQAHVFFLPFSVVMILKHLFHPVIRDKAVLGRTIGDYVQTISSKYPYWNRSLGADHFMLSCHDWGPRSTWYVHQLYFTSIRVLCNANTSEFFNPRKDASIPEINIRSGDINKLTGGYSPSNRTVLAFFAGHSHGRLRPALFQHWKEKDQDIRVYEEVPPSISYQEMMKKSKYCLCPSGYEVASPRIVEALYAECVPVLISQNYILPFSDVLNWEAFSIQISVSDIPNLKKILLNVSEEEYIEKYKRVKQVQQHFVVNDPPKRYDVFNMIIHSVWLRRLNLQILY, from the exons ATGAAAGAgatttattattcaaataaatcATGCTTAGTTTTTAGTGTTTTGGGTATTTTTTTTCTTGGTTTGATCACTGTATTATTCTCAGGTGACAACTCCAGTTTCATTTTATTGTTTTCTTCTCCTCCCTCTTTAACTTTCTCCAATTCCACCTCTTCTTCACTGTCAAGGCCAAATCCTGAAACAGCCCTTTATCCCTCCTTCAGT AACAAGAAGAAGCAAATAGCTGTGGATAAACTGATAAAGGAACTGGAAGATGAATCTATTTCGAGAAGAGGCAAGGAAaaagatgagaagctggagaaaaTTGAAGCTAGTTTGTCAAGTGCCAGGGCTTTGATCAAACAAACTGCTGATTCTACTCTTAATCGCAGCCGTTCATCTCCTTTGAAGGATCCTGATTATGTTCCTCATGGTGATATCTACAAGAATGCTTACCTATTCCACAG GAGTTATTTGCTAATGGAAAGCCAATTCAAAATATATGTGTATGAAGAGGGAGAGCCCCCTCTGTTTCATTATGGACCCTGTACAAACATCTATGCGATGGAAGGATTGTTTCTCAACTTTATGGAAGTTGACACTCGTTTCAGAACCTATGATCCTGATCAAGCTCATGTTTTTTTCCTTCCCTTCAGTGTTGTTATGATTCTTAAACACCTGTTTCATCCCGTTATCCGGGACAAAGCTGTTTTAGGACGTACCATTGGTGATTATGTACAAACCATATCGTCCAAGTACCCCTATTGGAACAGAAGCCTCGGAGCTGATCATTTTATGCTTTCCTGTCACGATTGG GGGCCAAGATCAACATGGTATGTTCATCAGTTATACTTCACTTCAATTAGAGTACTATGCAATGCAAACACATCCGAGTTCTTCAATCCAAGAAAAGATGCATCAATACCTGAAATCAATATCCGATCAGGCGATATCAACAAACTAACAGGAGGGTATTCGCCTTCTAATCGTACAGTACTAGCATTCTTTGCAGGCCACTCACACGGTCGACTTAGGCCTGCACTTTTTCAGCATTGGAAAGAAAAAGACCAAGACATCCGTGTTTACGAAGAAGTACCACCGAGCATTTCGTATCAAGAAATGATGAAGAAGAGCAAGTACTGTCTGTGTCCCAGTGGCTACGAAGTTGCTAGTCCAAGAATTGTAGAGGCCTTATATGCAGAATGTGTGCCAGTGCTGATTTCGCAGAATTACATCCTTCCTTTTAGTGATGTTCTTAACTGGGAAGCCTTCTCCATTCAAATCTCAGTGAGTGATATACCGAATTTAAAGAAGATTTTATTGAACGTTTCTGAAGAAGAATACATAGAAAAATATAAGAGAGTGAAACAGGTGCAACAACATTTTGTGGTGAATGATCCTCCCAAGAGATATGATGTTTTTAATATGATCATACACTCAGTTTGGCTTCGGAGGTTAAATTTGCAAATATTGTATTAG